The DNA window TTGTACAAGCTCCGGACCATGGTGGAGTCCGCCGAAAGCGCCACCGGACCGGTCTTCGTCGATGTCGATGATCCCAGGGTCACGCGAATCGGGCGGATCTTGCGACGGTTGCGCGTGGATGAGATTCCCCAGCTCGTGAACATCCTGAAGGGCGACATGAGTTTCGTCGGTCCCCGGCCTGAGCGGCCCGACTTTGTGGAAACGTTCGAGCGGAAAATTCCGTTTTACCGGGAGAGGCACAGGGTCAAGCCCGGACTCACCGGACTGGCTCAAGTCAACGGCTACTACCACACCACCGCTGAAAACAAGCTCAAATACGATCTCGCCTATGTCTACCGTCACAACCTCTTTCTCGACATGATGATTCTTCTTGAAACGGCCAAGGTGGTGCTCACCCGGAAGGGCGTGTGACCGCTCGACTCGGCCATCGCGAGGGCGCCCCGGAAAAAAGTTGATCTTCGTCCTTGCTTTCAGACAGTCAGTGCCCTAACCTACGGCACCCAAAAAGGATAGAGCGATGCAGAGACCCTATCAACCCTCCACTCACGGCGCTATGACCGAACAGCCATTCCACTCGCCGTCCCCAAAGCGAAGCGAAGGGGATCGTCCCTGGAGCGAAGCGGAGGGGGCCCCTCAATGAAAATTGGTGTTCCAAAAGAGTCCGGACAGGGTGAGAATCGGGTCGCACTGGTTCCCGATGTCATCCCCAAACTCATCTCTCAGAAGAATGAAGTCTTGGTGCAGGCGGACGCGGGCGCGGCAGCGGGCTTTCCCGACGCGGTGTACAAGGAAAAAGGCGCCGCCATCGTCTCGGATCAGGCAGGACTCTTCGCGCAATCCGAGATCGTCTTGATGGTCAGCCCTCCGGCCCCTGCCGAGATCGCCGCGCTGAGAGAAGGCACCATCCTCATTTCGTTCCTTTATCCGGTGGCCCACGTGGACAAGGCCAAACAATTAGCCTCCCGGAAGATCACGGCCATCGCCATGGACCTGATGCCGCGAATCTCCCGGGCTCAGCCCATGGACGCGCTCAGTTCACAAGCCACGGTGTCAGGCTACAAAGCGGTCCTCCAAGCCGCCGACTCGCTCCCGAAATTCTTCCCCATGCTCATGACCGCCGCCGGGACGATCTCCCCGGCCAAAGTATTCGTGATTGGAGCGGGCGTAGCCGGACTCCAGGCGATTGCCACCGCCCGCCGACTCGGTGCGGTGGTCGAAGCGTACGACGTTCGGCCCATCGTCAAGGAGCAAATCGAGAGCCTCGGCGCCAAATACGTCAACATGGAAGTTGAAGCGAAGGATGCCCAGGACAAGGGCGGATACGCGAAGGCCCAATCCGAGGAGTTCTACAGGAAACAGCAGGAGTTCATGGCCAAACAGTGCCGCAACGCGGACGTGGTCATCACCACCGCGCTCATTCCCGGTCAACGCGCGCCCCGGCTCATCACCGAGGATGCCGTCAAGGGCATGCGGCCCGGTTCGGTCATCGTCGATCTCGCGGCCGAGCAAGAAGGCAACTGCGCCCTGACCGAGCCGGGCAAGACGGTCGTCAAATATGGGGTGACGATCCATGGCCAACTCAACCTCCCTTCCACGCTCGCCCCGCACGCCAGCCAGATGTATGCGCGAAACATCACATCGTTCCTGGCGCAGTTGGTGAAGGACGGAAAAGTGAACTTGAACCTCTCCGACGAAGTCATCAAAGGGCCCCTCGTCACGCATGACGGGAAAATCGTCCACGAAGCAACGCTCAAAGCCGCGGAAAAGAAATAGCAGGACCATGCACGGACTCCCTCAACCGGACCTCATCGAGAACCTCTTCGTCTTCATGCTCGCCTCGTTCCTGGGTCTCGAGCTCATCCGAGGCGTTTCGCGGCTCCTGCACACACCGCTCATGTCGCTGACCAATGCCATCTCTTCGATCGCGATCGTCGGATCGCTTCTCCTGGCCGGGAGGCAGGACAACACCCTGAGCACGGTCCTCGGCACCCTCGCCATCGCCTGCTCGGCCATCAATGCGATCGGCGGTTTCATGATCACCGAACGCATTCTGCGGATGTTCAAACGCAAGGACGAACGCTGATGCTGGGAGAAAGCCTCGTTCAATACGTCTATCTCCTTTCCGCGGCCCTCTTCGTCTTGTCGCTGAAGTGGATGGGCCAGGTAAAGACGTCGCGACGCGGCAACTGGGCCGGCACGATCGCCATGGTCCTCGCCATCATCGGAACGCTCGTCAGTTTCGACGTGAGAGGTTGGGGTTGGATTTCCCTGGCGCTCATCGTCGGAAGTCTCGTCGGGGCGCCCATGGCGATCTGGATGCCGATGACCGCCGTTCCCCAACGGACGGCGCTCTCCCATGCTTTCGGCGGTCTCGCCGCGGGGCTCGTCGGCGCGGCGGAGTACTACACCCAAGCCCCCAACATCGACACGTTCACCATGGGCGCCCTCGCCACCGAGATGCTCCTCGGTTTCCTCACCTTCACGGGGAGCCTCATGGCCTTCGGCAAACTCCAGGAGATCATCCCCACGCGACCCATCATCTATCCGTTCCGAAATGTGGTGAGCATCGGAGTCCTGGCCGCCGCCGTTCTCATGGGGGTCTACCTCACGATCAACCCCGAGGCCTCCACTCTCCTCCCCCTGTTCATCGCCGCCGCCCTCGCGTTTGGAATTCTCCTCATCCTCCCCATCGGCGGAGCGGACATGCCCACCGTGATCGCCATTCTGAACTCCTATGCCGGCCTCTCCTCCTCGGCCATGGGTTTCGTGCTGAACAACAAGCTCCTGATCATCGCCGGTGCGCTCGACGGCTCCTCCGGCCTCATCCTCTCCATTCTCATGTGCAAGGCGATGAACCGCTCATTCACCAATGTGCTGTTCGCCGGAGTGGGCACGGTACAAGCGGGCGCCGGCGCGGGCGCATCGCCAACCGGCAAGACGGTGCAGGGGTACACCGTTGAAGACGCGGCGACGATCTTCGATGGCGCGAAACTCGTTGTCGTGGCGCCGGGATATGGCATGGCCGTGGCCCAGGCCCAGCACGCGGTCAAGGAATTGTCGAACGTCCTCGCCGCGCGGGGCACGGACGTCAAGTTCGCCATCCACCCCGTGGCGGGCCGCATGCCCGGTCACATGAACGTACTTCTGGCCGAAGCCGACGTCCCGTATGATCAGCTTTGGGAAATGGAGAAAGTGAATCCCCTTTTCCCCGAAGCAGAAGTAGCCATCGTGGTCGGCGCCAACGACGTAACGAATCCCGCGGCCCGCACGAAGACCGATTCTCCTCTCTACGGCATGCCCATCCTGGACGTGGACAAAGCTCGCACGGTCATCTTCATTAAGCGCAGCATGAACCCCGGCTTCGCGGGGATCGACAACGAGCTCTTTTATCTCGACAAGACCATGATGGTCTTCGGCGACGCCAAGAAAGTCATCACCGAACTCGCCGCCGCCATCAAGGCGTCCTGACTTCCCCCCGACTCAACTCAGGCGAGGCTCCGAAGCCAATCCGCCTCAGCACGGAGGCCGTCGGCCAAGCGGACTCTCGGCTCATAGGCGAGATGTTGACGGGCCCGGGAAAGATCGGCCCAAGTGTGGCGGACGTCGCCTTTCTGGAGCGGTTCCTCTTTCATAATCACGGGCCGGCCGAGAACGGACCGAAGCGTGTCCAGCACGTCCAACATGGTCACCCGGCTCCCCCCCCCCACGTTGATAACTTCCCCCGCGGGAGCTTCCAATGCCGCATGGGTGGCGCCGACCGCATCCGACACGAACGTGAAATCGCGCGTCTGGCGACCATCGCCGTACAACGCAAATGTTTCCCCCTTGAGCGCGGATCGAATCAGCTTGTGAAACGCCATGTCCGGCCTCTGCCTCGGTCCGTAAACGGTGAAATATCGCAGTGCCACGCAGGGAACTCCGTAGGACTTCTGATACAGCATGCAGAGATGCTCCGCGGCGAGCTTGGTCACGCCGTAAGGTGAAATCGGACGGCACGCGAGGTCCTCGGTGAGGGGATAGATCCCGGGCTCTCCATACACTGAGGAGCTGGACGCGTATACAAACCTGCGAAGGTTGCGCCCCTTTGCCGCTTCGAGCAACCGCTGCGTCACCGTGATGTTGTGCTTCGTGTAGTTCACAAACTGCGGACCCCAACTCGTACGGACCGCAGCCTGGGCGGAAAGATGAAACACCGCGTCGACTCCGTCCAGAAGCGGCGTCAGATCGATTTCGCTGAGATCGGCTCGGACCAACGCAAAACCCTTGCGATGCAACAGGGGCGAGACATTCCTCTCCTTGAAGGATGGATCGTAGGACGGCGTGAAACAGTCGACCCCCACGACGTCGTAACCCTTCTCGAGTGCGAGTTCGACCAGATGGGAACCGACAAATCCGGCCGCTCCGGTAATCAATACCTTCACGGCCTTACCGCACCCCCAGGGATTCCGCCTGGCCGGGATTGTGACGCTGAAACTTCCACACGTTCCGGCTGTGGTTCTTGAAGTCATCCGAGAAGATGTGCGTCCCGTCGTTCTTGGACACGAAGTACAGGTAATTTGCGTGCGCGGGGTAGAGGGCGGCGATAAGCGACTCCCGGCCGGGGCTGGCGATGGGGCCGGGCGGAAGTCCGGACCGAGTATAGGTATTGTACGGGCCATCCGATTCCAAGTGGGCTCTCGTCAGATTTCCATTGAAGCCGGGGAAAAGGCCGTAGATCACCGTCGGATCGCTCTGGAGGCGCATCCCGAATTTCATCCGATTGTGAAAGACCGCCGACACCAGCGGCCGCTCTTCCGCCACGGCCGACTCTTTTTCAACGATCGAAGCCAGGGTGACGACCTGCGCTTCCGACATGCCGAGCGCTCTGGCCTTGGCCACCATGCCCTCATCAAAGACCTTCCGAAACTGCTCCACCATCATCTTGACCACGTCCCGGGCCGTAAGCGACGAACTGAACACGTATGTTTCCGGATACAGAAATCCCTCCGCACTCTCGGCGTGGACGTCCAGATCGAGCAGGACCTGGGGGTCCCGAATCGCGGCAAGAAAGTCTGCGGCCGGAACCACCTGGCCGTCCTCCAAAAGTTTGGCGATCTGGTACGAATTGTATCCCTCCGGCACCGTGACTCTGAAGCGGACGACCTTGCCCTGACTCAGGGTCCGCAGGATATCCAACGGCGTCATTTTTCCCGTAAGCACGTATGCCCCGGCCTGAACCTTCCGCCCGAGATCCAAGTAGTGCGCCAAGCGGACGATCCGGCGCGGCTGGGGTACAAATCCCTCCTCGGAAAGGCGTTCCGCCACTCGCTCGAACGGCTCACCCCACTTGACTCGAAACATTTTCTCCTGGAGCGTCTCATTCGCCGGAAAGAACAGGAACGGCACCCACTGCGCGGCCAGAAACCCGAATCCGAACAGGACGGCCAGCACGCCGAGGAAGATCCCTACTTTGAGGAGGCGCCTCACAGACCGCCTCCGCTCTTCCGGACCGCATCCAGATAATCCTGCAAAATGTATGCAGCAGCGATTCGATCCTTTTCGCCTTTCTTCCGATCCCTCCGCCCCAGACGTCTGCGACCTTCCTCCGCTCTGCGCGTGGAAAGCGACTCGTCCCACAGACGCACAGGCATACCCACCGCCGGACGCAGCTTCTCCACGAATCGAAGCGTCTTCAGGGCCTGCGGCCCCGTCGACCCATCCATGGAATACGGAATCCCCACCACCACCACCCCTACCCGGAGTTCATTGACCGTCCTCGCAATCCGATCGACGGCATCTGCGTCGCGCTCGCGGTGGATCGTCACCAGCGGGGAGGCCACGGTCCCCAGTTCGTCCGAAACGGCGAGACCGATTCTCTTGTCACCGACGTCAATACCCAGCACCTTCAAGCCAATTCTTCTATTTGGGTGCGTCCACCCGCACGCGGTCCGGTTTACCCAGGTCGAACTCCGGCGTGTACACGATGACGGCCGCGAATCGCCCGTCGAACGTCCCCCCGTGCGGGGTCCCTTTCGGGATGTGTAGGATCGATTGCGGACCGATCTTCTTCTGCTCGTTTCCGATGGTGAATGTGCCTGTCCCCTCGACCACCATCACCACTTCATCGTGAGTGGCGTGGACGTGCAAGGGAACCTGCTTGTCACCTTGGATCATCATCAGGCTGGAATTCATTGGGTTGATGAGGGGCGTCCACTTGGCCGCCTCCCCTTCCTTCAGCGGGTTTTTCTCCATCACTTCCCGAACGGTCCAGAAATGGGTCCCCTCTTCGGCCCGGGCATTCCCCATGAGCGAAAGGCAGGCCACGGCGATCGCCATTCCTCGCATGATCGGCTTCACATTCACGTCTTCCCCCTTTTCACAGGTGCACCCGATCCCGGAGGGCTTGCCCGAGTGTTTCGTGATCGGTGTATTCAATGTCCGCCCCGATGGACAATCCCACCGGAAGCTTGGAAATCTTCACGCCTTTCTTCTTGAGGGCATCCGCCAGATAAAGCATCGTCGCATCGCCCTCAAGCGTCGGATTGATGGCCAGCACGATCTCGCGGATGCCGCCGGACTCCACGCGCCGGATCAATTGCGCCACCCGGAGCCGCTCCGGGCCGATGTCCTCCATCGGCGAAAGCGTTCCGT is part of the Nitrospirota bacterium genome and encodes:
- a CDS encoding Re/Si-specific NAD(P)(+) transhydrogenase subunit alpha, giving the protein MKIGVPKESGQGENRVALVPDVIPKLISQKNEVLVQADAGAAAGFPDAVYKEKGAAIVSDQAGLFAQSEIVLMVSPPAPAEIAALREGTILISFLYPVAHVDKAKQLASRKITAIAMDLMPRISRAQPMDALSSQATVSGYKAVLQAADSLPKFFPMLMTAAGTISPAKVFVIGAGVAGLQAIATARRLGAVVEAYDVRPIVKEQIESLGAKYVNMEVEAKDAQDKGGYAKAQSEEFYRKQQEFMAKQCRNADVVITTALIPGQRAPRLITEDAVKGMRPGSVIVDLAAEQEGNCALTEPGKTVVKYGVTIHGQLNLPSTLAPHASQMYARNITSFLAQLVKDGKVNLNLSDEVIKGPLVTHDGKIVHEATLKAAEKK
- a CDS encoding NAD(P) transhydrogenase subunit alpha; translation: MHGLPQPDLIENLFVFMLASFLGLELIRGVSRLLHTPLMSLTNAISSIAIVGSLLLAGRQDNTLSTVLGTLAIACSAINAIGGFMITERILRMFKRKDER
- a CDS encoding NAD(P)(+) transhydrogenase (Re/Si-specific) subunit beta, with translation MLGESLVQYVYLLSAALFVLSLKWMGQVKTSRRGNWAGTIAMVLAIIGTLVSFDVRGWGWISLALIVGSLVGAPMAIWMPMTAVPQRTALSHAFGGLAAGLVGAAEYYTQAPNIDTFTMGALATEMLLGFLTFTGSLMAFGKLQEIIPTRPIIYPFRNVVSIGVLAAAVLMGVYLTINPEASTLLPLFIAAALAFGILLILPIGGADMPTVIAILNSYAGLSSSAMGFVLNNKLLIIAGALDGSSGLILSILMCKAMNRSFTNVLFAGVGTVQAGAGAGASPTGKTVQGYTVEDAATIFDGAKLVVVAPGYGMAVAQAQHAVKELSNVLAARGTDVKFAIHPVAGRMPGHMNVLLAEADVPYDQLWEMEKVNPLFPEAEVAIVVGANDVTNPAARTKTDSPLYGMPILDVDKARTVIFIKRSMNPGFAGIDNELFYLDKTMMVFGDAKKVITELAAAIKAS
- a CDS encoding GDP-mannose 4,6-dehydratase codes for the protein MTSRTTAGTCGSFSVTIPARRNPWGCGKAVKVLITGAAGFVGSHLVELALEKGYDVVGVDCFTPSYDPSFKERNVSPLLHRKGFALVRADLSEIDLTPLLDGVDAVFHLSAQAAVRTSWGPQFVNYTKHNITVTQRLLEAAKGRNLRRFVYASSSSVYGEPGIYPLTEDLACRPISPYGVTKLAAEHLCMLYQKSYGVPCVALRYFTVYGPRQRPDMAFHKLIRSALKGETFALYGDGRQTRDFTFVSDAVGATHAALEAPAGEVINVGGGSRVTMLDVLDTLRSVLGRPVIMKEEPLQKGDVRHTWADLSRARQHLAYEPRVRLADGLRAEADWLRSLA
- the mltG gene encoding endolytic transglycosylase MltG yields the protein MRRLLKVGIFLGVLAVLFGFGFLAAQWVPFLFFPANETLQEKMFRVKWGEPFERVAERLSEEGFVPQPRRIVRLAHYLDLGRKVQAGAYVLTGKMTPLDILRTLSQGKVVRFRVTVPEGYNSYQIAKLLEDGQVVPAADFLAAIRDPQVLLDLDVHAESAEGFLYPETYVFSSSLTARDVVKMMVEQFRKVFDEGMVAKARALGMSEAQVVTLASIVEKESAVAEERPLVSAVFHNRMKFGMRLQSDPTVIYGLFPGFNGNLTRAHLESDGPYNTYTRSGLPPGPIASPGRESLIAALYPAHANYLYFVSKNDGTHIFSDDFKNHSRNVWKFQRHNPGQAESLGVR
- the ruvX gene encoding Holliday junction resolvase RuvX, with translation MLGIDVGDKRIGLAVSDELGTVASPLVTIHRERDADAVDRIARTVNELRVGVVVVGIPYSMDGSTGPQALKTLRFVEKLRPAVGMPVRLWDESLSTRRAEEGRRRLGRRDRKKGEKDRIAAAYILQDYLDAVRKSGGGL
- a CDS encoding cupin domain-containing protein; its protein translation is MNVKPIMRGMAIAVACLSLMGNARAEEGTHFWTVREVMEKNPLKEGEAAKWTPLINPMNSSLMMIQGDKQVPLHVHATHDEVVMVVEGTGTFTIGNEQKKIGPQSILHIPKGTPHGGTFDGRFAAVIVYTPEFDLGKPDRVRVDAPK